A window from Pseudomonas kribbensis encodes these proteins:
- the yccS gene encoding YccS family putative transporter codes for MSSTSFRQSLRRLWALDKFSYSVRVFIALTGSMALCWYQDEMGLLIPLFLGIIASALAETDDSWQGRLNALAVTLVCFSVAALSVELLFPYPVVFVIALALASFGLTMLGALGERYGAIASATLILSVYTMIGVDQRGGAVTDFWHEPMLLVAGAAWYGLLSVLWQAMFSNQPVQQSLARLFRELGYYLKLKASLFEPIRQLDVEARRLELAQQNGRVVAALNSAKEIILHRVGNGRPGSKVSRYLKLYFLAQDIHERASSSHYPYNALAEAFFHSDVLFRCQRLLRQQGKACRALAESIQMRQPFIYDATFAEALSDLHASLEHLRIQSNPAWRGLLRSLRALAANLGTLDRLLSDASNPDALADATDSSLLDRSPRNFKDVLTRLRTQLTPTSLLFRHALRLPLALSIGYGMVHLIHPSQGYWIILTTLFVCQPNYGATRRKLGQRILGTAIGLTIAWALFDLFPSPLVQSCFAIAAGVVFFTNRTTRYTVATAAITIMVLFCFNQVGDGYGLFVPRLFDTLLGSLIAGLTVILFLPDWQGRRLNKVLANTLTCNSIYLRQIMQQYAAGKSDDLAYRLARRNAHNADAALSTTLANMLMEPGHFRKEADVGFRFLVLSHTLLSYLSGLGAHRETQLPAEVREHLIDGAGVKLASSIDEIAQGLASKQPIAIQSDEEEALANELEQMADEIDEGQRLVQTQLALICRQLGPLRTLAAHLIKDTAED; via the coding sequence ATGTCCTCGACCTCGTTTCGTCAGTCTTTGCGGCGCCTGTGGGCGCTGGATAAATTCAGCTACAGCGTGCGGGTGTTCATCGCCCTGACCGGCAGCATGGCGCTGTGCTGGTATCAGGATGAAATGGGGCTGCTGATCCCGCTGTTCCTCGGGATCATCGCCAGCGCCCTGGCCGAGACCGACGACAGTTGGCAGGGCCGCCTCAATGCCCTGGCGGTGACGCTGGTGTGTTTCAGCGTTGCGGCGTTGTCCGTGGAATTGCTGTTCCCCTACCCCGTCGTGTTCGTCATCGCTTTGGCGCTGGCCAGTTTCGGCCTGACCATGCTCGGTGCGCTCGGCGAGCGTTATGGCGCGATTGCTTCGGCGACGCTGATTCTTTCCGTCTACACCATGATCGGCGTGGACCAGCGCGGTGGAGCGGTCACGGATTTCTGGCACGAGCCGATGCTGCTGGTGGCCGGTGCCGCGTGGTACGGCCTGCTGTCGGTTTTGTGGCAGGCGATGTTCTCCAACCAGCCGGTGCAGCAGAGCCTGGCGCGGCTGTTCCGTGAACTGGGTTATTACCTGAAGTTGAAAGCCTCTCTGTTCGAGCCGATCCGTCAGCTGGACGTCGAAGCGCGGCGACTGGAACTGGCCCAGCAAAACGGCCGGGTGGTGGCGGCACTCAACAGCGCCAAGGAAATCATTCTCCATCGGGTCGGCAACGGTCGCCCCGGCTCGAAAGTCAGCCGTTACCTGAAGCTTTACTTCCTCGCCCAGGACATTCACGAACGCGCCAGTTCTTCGCACTACCCTTACAACGCGCTGGCAGAGGCGTTTTTCCATAGCGACGTGCTGTTCCGCTGCCAACGCCTGCTGCGCCAGCAAGGCAAGGCCTGCCGGGCGCTGGCCGAGTCGATCCAGATGCGCCAGCCATTCATCTACGACGCGACATTCGCCGAAGCCCTGAGCGACCTGCACGCTTCCCTCGAACACCTGCGCATCCAGAGCAACCCGGCCTGGCGCGGGCTGCTGCGCTCGCTGCGGGCACTGGCGGCCAACCTCGGCACACTCGACCGCTTGCTCAGCGATGCCAGCAACCCGGATGCGCTGGCCGATGCCACCGACAGCAGCCTGCTCGACCGTTCGCCGCGCAACTTCAAGGATGTCCTGACGCGTCTGCGCACGCAGCTGACGCCAACGTCATTGCTGTTCCGCCATGCCCTGCGCCTGCCGCTGGCGCTGAGTATCGGTTACGGCATGGTGCATCTGATTCACCCATCGCAAGGCTACTGGATCATCCTCACCACGCTGTTTGTCTGCCAGCCGAACTACGGCGCCACACGGCGCAAACTCGGCCAGCGGATTCTCGGCACCGCCATCGGCCTGACCATCGCCTGGGCGCTGTTCGATCTGTTTCCGAGCCCGCTGGTGCAGTCGTGCTTCGCCATCGCCGCCGGTGTGGTGTTCTTTACCAACCGCACCACCCGCTACACCGTGGCGACCGCTGCGATCACGATCATGGTGCTGTTCTGCTTCAACCAGGTCGGCGACGGCTACGGGCTGTTTGTCCCACGCCTGTTCGATACCCTGCTCGGCAGCCTGATCGCAGGCCTGACGGTGATCCTGTTCCTGCCGGACTGGCAGGGTCGGCGCCTGAACAAGGTGCTGGCCAACACCCTGACCTGCAACAGCATCTACCTGCGCCAGATCATGCAGCAATACGCCGCCGGCAAGAGCGACGACCTCGCCTATCGCCTCGCCCGGCGTAACGCGCACAACGCCGACGCGGCGCTGTCGACCACGCTGGCGAACATGCTGATGGAGCCGGGGCATTTCCGCAAAGAGGCCGACGTCGGGTTCCGCTTCCTGGTGCTGTCGCACACCTTGCTCAGTTATCTGTCGGGCCTTGGCGCGCACCGGGAAACCCAGTTGCCGGCCGAGGTGCGTGAACATCTGATCGATGGCGCCGGGGTGAAACTGGCCAGCAGCATCGACGAGATCGCCCAGGGGCTGGCGAGCAAGCAGCCGATTGCGATCCAGAGCGATGAGGAAGAAGCGCTGGCCAATGAGCTTGAGCAAATGGCGGACGAGATCGATGAAGGCCAACGGCTGGTGCAGACGCAACTGGCGCTGATCTGCCGTCAGCTAGGCCCGTTGCGGACGCTGGCGGCGCACTTGATCAAGGACACCGCCGAGGATTGA
- the dbpA gene encoding ATP-dependent RNA helicase DbpA, whose protein sequence is MTTIATAFNTLPLSAAMLANLESLGYAQMTPIQAQSLPVILKGMDLIAQAKTGSGKTAAFGIGLLNPINPRYFGCQALVICPTRELADQVAKEIRRLARAEDNIKVLTLCGGVSFGPQIASLEHGAHIIVGTPGRIQQHLRKGSLVLDGLNTLILDEADRMLDMGFYDAIEDIIEQTPTRRQTLLFSATYPVGIKQLASKFMRDPQTVKAEAFHDDTQIEQRFYEISPEERMSAVTKVLHHFRPASTVAFCFTKQQVQETVDHLTSKGISAVGLHGDLEQRDRDQVLAMFANRSTSVLVATDVAARGLDIDSLDMVINVELARDSEIHIHRVGRTGRAGEKGIAVSLVAPSEAHRAQAIEQLQKTPLNWDQVDNLKSQGGAPLQPPMSTLCIAGGRKDKVRPGDILGALTGEAGIPGTQVGKIAIFDFQSYVAVERTVVMQALQRLNNGKIKGRSLRVRVL, encoded by the coding sequence GTGACCACCATCGCCACCGCTTTTAATACTTTGCCGCTGTCCGCCGCCATGCTGGCTAACCTCGAATCTCTCGGTTATGCCCAGATGACGCCGATCCAGGCGCAGAGCTTGCCGGTGATCCTCAAGGGGATGGACCTGATCGCCCAGGCCAAGACCGGCAGCGGCAAGACCGCCGCGTTCGGCATCGGCCTGCTGAACCCGATCAATCCGCGCTACTTCGGTTGCCAGGCTCTGGTCATCTGCCCGACCCGCGAGCTGGCCGACCAGGTCGCCAAGGAAATCCGTCGTCTGGCCCGCGCCGAAGACAACATCAAGGTCCTGACCCTGTGCGGCGGCGTGTCGTTCGGCCCGCAGATCGCCTCGCTGGAGCACGGCGCGCACATCATCGTCGGCACCCCGGGGCGCATCCAGCAGCACCTGCGCAAGGGTTCGCTGGTCCTCGACGGCCTGAACACGCTGATCCTCGACGAAGCCGACCGCATGCTCGACATGGGTTTCTACGACGCCATCGAAGACATCATCGAGCAGACCCCGACCCGCCGTCAGACCCTGCTGTTCTCCGCGACCTACCCGGTGGGCATCAAACAACTGGCGTCGAAGTTCATGCGCGATCCGCAGACGGTCAAGGCCGAAGCGTTCCACGACGACACCCAGATCGAACAGCGCTTCTACGAGATCTCCCCGGAAGAGCGCATGAGCGCGGTGACCAAGGTCCTGCACCACTTCCGCCCGGCCTCCACCGTGGCGTTCTGCTTCACCAAGCAGCAGGTGCAGGAAACCGTCGATCACCTGACCTCCAAAGGCATTTCCGCCGTCGGCCTGCACGGCGATCTGGAACAGCGTGACCGCGATCAGGTACTGGCAATGTTCGCCAACCGCAGTACTTCGGTACTGGTGGCCACCGACGTTGCCGCCCGTGGCCTGGACATCGATTCGCTGGACATGGTGATCAACGTCGAGCTGGCCCGGGATTCGGAAATCCACATTCACCGCGTCGGCCGTACCGGTCGTGCCGGCGAGAAAGGCATCGCGGTCAGCCTGGTGGCGCCGTCGGAAGCGCATCGCGCGCAAGCCATCGAACAACTGCAGAAAACCCCGCTGAACTGGGATCAGGTGGACAACCTGAAATCCCAGGGCGGTGCCCCGCTGCAACCGCCGATGAGCACGCTGTGCATCGCTGGCGGGCGCAAGGACAAGGTGCGTCCGGGCGACATTCTCGGCGCACTGACCGGTGAAGCCGGGATTCCGGGCACCCAGGTCGGCAAGATCGCGATCTTCGACTTCCAGTCCTATGTGGCCGTCGAGCGCACCGTGGTCATGCAGGCGCTGCAGCGCTTGAACAACGGCAAGATCAAGGGTCGTTCGCTGCGCGTTCGGGTTTTGTAA
- a CDS encoding substrate-binding periplasmic protein: MPRLHRALALIGLLLLGQSAAAEKLRLVFDIWPPFTDDTLVNGGLATDIVSTALARAGYASDYEQVPWARALLGVGEGRYDVLVNAWYNDERTKLGQFSDEYLLNRVRFLKRKDTPIEYNNLQELHTYPIAVVRGYAYSAPFDADTALQKVPVHNFAMAVRMLAADRVKLTLEDEFVARYYLARESPKVRNAVEFLPKPLSENSLHILVSLKNPQHEQIVAGFDKAIAAMKADGSYDKLLRQHGM; encoded by the coding sequence ATGCCGCGATTGCATCGAGCGTTGGCTTTGATCGGATTGCTGTTGCTGGGTCAAAGCGCTGCAGCGGAGAAACTGCGTCTGGTGTTCGACATCTGGCCACCCTTTACCGATGACACCCTGGTCAACGGTGGGCTGGCTACGGACATCGTCAGTACGGCCCTGGCCCGGGCCGGTTATGCCAGCGATTACGAACAGGTGCCGTGGGCGCGGGCGCTGCTCGGAGTTGGCGAGGGGCGTTACGACGTGCTGGTCAACGCCTGGTACAACGACGAGCGTACGAAGCTGGGGCAGTTTTCCGACGAGTACCTGCTCAACCGCGTGCGTTTTCTCAAGCGCAAAGACACCCCCATCGAATACAACAACCTGCAGGAACTGCACACCTATCCGATTGCGGTGGTGCGCGGCTATGCCTATTCCGCGCCGTTCGATGCCGACACGGCGTTGCAGAAAGTTCCTGTGCATAACTTCGCCATGGCCGTGCGCATGCTGGCGGCGGATCGGGTCAAGCTGACCCTGGAAGACGAGTTTGTCGCCCGCTATTACCTGGCCCGTGAATCACCGAAGGTGCGCAACGCCGTGGAGTTCCTGCCCAAGCCCTTGAGCGAGAACAGTCTGCACATTCTGGTCAGCCTGAAGAACCCGCAGCACGAACAGATCGTGGCCGGGTTCGACAAGGCGATTGCGGCGATGAAGGCCGATGGCAGCTATGACAAGTTGCTCAGGCAGCACGGCATGTGA
- the mdtD gene encoding multidrug transporter subunit MdtD produces the protein MPNRPPLDAITARWLPWVVAIAFFMQSLDGTILNTALPAMARDLAEDPLRMQGVVIAYMLTVALLIPASGWIADRFGTKKIFFGAILLFSIGSLLCALSSSLTMLVGARVIQGLGGALMLPVGRLVVLRAYPRSELVRIMGFITIPGLLGPLIGPTMGGWMVQYLTWHWIFLINLPVGVIGCYAVWKFIPDLRGTERTRFDSLGFLLFGAAMILITIAMEGLGELHLPHLRVMLLLFGGMACLAAYWLRAGRVENPLFAPSLFKTRTFAVGIIGNLFARLGSGALPFLVPLLLQVALGYSPSQAGMSMLPLAAAAMFAKWMARPLIERLGYRIVLTGNTLALGIMLASMGLVSEQTPYWLLLCLLAILGAINSLQFTAMNTVTLIDLDDASASSGNSLLSVVAQLSLSLGVACAGALLGGFTAEIGNDGVETVLGAFQLTFVTVGVMAMLAATIFSQLSKEDGRRVKRPDEHPDEHIEH, from the coding sequence ATGCCCAACCGCCCGCCTCTCGACGCCATCACCGCCCGCTGGTTGCCGTGGGTCGTCGCCATCGCTTTCTTCATGCAGTCCCTCGACGGGACCATCCTCAACACCGCGCTGCCGGCCATGGCCAGGGATCTGGCCGAAGACCCGCTGCGCATGCAAGGTGTGGTCATCGCCTACATGCTCACCGTGGCGTTGCTGATTCCGGCCTCGGGCTGGATCGCCGACCGCTTCGGCACCAAGAAGATCTTTTTCGGCGCAATCCTGCTGTTCAGCATCGGCTCGCTGCTCTGCGCCCTGTCGAGCAGCCTGACCATGCTGGTCGGCGCCCGGGTGATTCAGGGCCTCGGCGGTGCACTGATGCTGCCGGTCGGGCGATTGGTGGTACTGCGCGCGTACCCGCGTTCGGAGCTGGTGCGGATCATGGGTTTCATCACCATTCCCGGCCTGCTCGGGCCTCTGATCGGCCCGACCATGGGCGGCTGGATGGTGCAGTACCTGACGTGGCACTGGATCTTTCTGATCAACCTGCCGGTCGGCGTCATCGGCTGCTATGCGGTGTGGAAGTTCATTCCCGACCTGCGCGGCACCGAGCGCACACGCTTCGATAGCCTCGGTTTCCTGCTGTTCGGCGCGGCGATGATTCTGATCACCATCGCCATGGAAGGCCTTGGCGAATTGCATCTGCCGCACCTGCGGGTGATGTTGCTGCTGTTCGGTGGCATGGCCTGTCTGGCGGCGTACTGGCTGCGCGCCGGACGTGTCGAGAATCCGCTGTTCGCGCCTTCGCTGTTCAAGACCCGGACGTTTGCAGTGGGGATCATCGGTAACCTGTTCGCCCGTCTGGGCAGCGGCGCGTTGCCGTTTCTGGTGCCGTTGCTGCTGCAAGTGGCGCTGGGTTATTCACCGTCGCAGGCCGGGATGAGCATGCTGCCGCTGGCCGCCGCAGCGATGTTTGCCAAGTGGATGGCGCGGCCGCTGATCGAACGTCTCGGCTATCGCATCGTGCTCACCGGCAACACGCTGGCGCTGGGGATCATGCTGGCGAGCATGGGCCTGGTCAGCGAGCAGACACCGTATTGGCTGTTGTTGTGCCTGCTGGCGATTCTCGGCGCGATCAACTCGCTGCAGTTCACCGCGATGAACACCGTAACTCTGATCGATCTCGACGACGCCAGCGCCAGCAGCGGCAACAGTCTGCTGTCGGTGGTTGCGCAGTTGTCGCTGAGCCTCGGGGTAGCCTGCGCCGGTGCCTTGCTCGGTGGTTTCACGGCGGAAATCGGCAATGATGGCGTTGAAACCGTGCTGGGCGCGTTCCAGCTGACGTTCGTGACCGTGGGTGTCATGGCGATGCTGGCGGCGACCATCTTCTCGCAACTTTCGAAAGAGGACGGGCGGCGCGTCAAACGTCCCGATGAACATCCCGACGAACACATCGAACATTAA
- a CDS encoding TldD/PmbA family protein, which yields MSISKSQVEAFKVLVNWLRDAVREPEQFTLSYDAESSAFVRFNHAKVRQAGQVQQAGIGLKLIDDGRHADLHITLSGEQSTDLQRLAEGLQQLRETLPLLPQDPYLLLNHNGWQSQNVQEHPLPDTEQVVAEIAEAAEGLDLVGFYAAGPISRGFASSSGAFGWHQANSFNFDFSLFHENGEAVKASYAGHEWSSEGFAKRFQQAREQLEFLGRPLRTLPPGQYRAYLAPAALEEIMGMLCWGGFSAQSIASKSSPLQKLYAGDQTFSPLVSLDEKVSGSLSPAFSGEGYPRSDLRLIIEGKAGEQLVGSRSAAEYGLTANGAGGGESPSALNMGAGDLPQTEILKQLGTGLYISNLWYLNFSDQPAARLTGMTRFATFWVENGEIQAPVSTMRFDDSAYSLLGSQLEALTAERELLLSASTYSQRNTSSALLPGALVSRLTLTL from the coding sequence ATGAGTATTTCCAAGAGCCAGGTCGAGGCCTTCAAGGTGCTGGTCAACTGGCTGCGCGATGCCGTGCGCGAGCCGGAACAGTTCACGCTGAGTTACGACGCCGAATCGTCGGCCTTCGTGCGCTTCAACCACGCCAAGGTGCGTCAGGCCGGGCAAGTGCAACAAGCCGGTATCGGTCTGAAACTGATCGACGATGGCCGCCATGCCGACCTGCACATCACCCTGTCCGGCGAGCAATCGACTGACCTGCAACGCCTCGCCGAAGGCCTGCAACAACTGCGCGAAACCCTGCCGCTGCTCCCGCAGGATCCGTACCTGCTGCTCAACCACAACGGCTGGCAGAGCCAGAATGTGCAGGAACATCCGCTGCCGGACACCGAGCAGGTGGTCGCTGAAATCGCCGAGGCGGCCGAAGGGCTGGATCTGGTCGGTTTCTATGCCGCCGGTCCCATCAGCCGTGGTTTCGCCAGTTCCTCGGGGGCATTCGGCTGGCATCAGGCCAACAGTTTCAACTTCGACTTCAGCCTGTTCCACGAGAACGGCGAAGCGGTGAAAGCCAGCTATGCCGGACACGAGTGGAGCAGCGAAGGTTTCGCCAAGCGTTTCCAGCAGGCCCGCGAGCAGCTTGAGTTTCTCGGTCGTCCGTTGCGCACCCTGCCACCGGGACAATACCGCGCCTATCTGGCACCGGCAGCCCTGGAAGAAATCATGGGCATGTTGTGCTGGGGCGGTTTCTCGGCGCAGTCGATTGCCAGCAAGAGCAGCCCGTTGCAGAAACTGTATGCCGGCGATCAGACGTTCAGTCCACTGGTGTCCCTCGACGAAAAAGTCAGCGGCTCGCTGAGCCCGGCGTTTTCCGGCGAAGGCTACCCGCGCAGCGATCTGCGGTTGATCATCGAAGGCAAGGCCGGCGAGCAACTGGTGGGATCGCGCAGTGCTGCCGAATACGGCCTGACGGCCAACGGTGCCGGCGGTGGCGAATCACCGAGCGCGCTGAACATGGGCGCCGGTGATCTGCCGCAGACCGAAATCCTCAAGCAACTGGGCACCGGGCTGTATATCAGCAACCTGTGGTACCTGAACTTCTCGGATCAACCGGCGGCGCGCCTGACCGGCATGACCCGGTTTGCCACGTTCTGGGTCGAGAACGGCGAGATTCAGGCGCCGGTCAGCACCATGCGTTTCGACGACAGTGCCTACAGCCTGCTGGGTTCGCAGCTGGAAGCATTGACTGCCGAGCGTGAGTTGCTGCTGTCGGCAAGCACCTACAGTCAGCGCAATACCTCGTCGGCATTGCTGCCGGGGGCGCTGGTGAGCCGATTGACCTTGACCTTGTAA
- a CDS encoding GNAT family N-acetyltransferase translates to MTIEWVCKHHSDLGLEQLYAILKLRSEVFVVEQRCAYLDPDGQDLDGDTCHLMGWDGDQLVAYLRLLDPESQGGDVVIGRVLTAPAGRGKGLGHEMMEQALKQAEKRWPEVPIYLSAQAHLQGYYGRYGFVVAGEEYLEDDIPHIGMRRS, encoded by the coding sequence ATGACAATCGAGTGGGTCTGCAAACATCACAGCGATCTGGGACTGGAGCAGCTGTACGCCATTTTGAAATTGCGCTCGGAAGTGTTCGTGGTCGAACAGCGCTGCGCGTACCTGGACCCGGACGGGCAGGATCTGGACGGGGACACCTGCCATTTGATGGGTTGGGACGGTGATCAACTGGTGGCGTACCTGCGCCTGCTGGACCCGGAATCCCAGGGCGGCGACGTGGTGATCGGCCGCGTACTGACGGCGCCGGCCGGGCGCGGCAAAGGGCTGGGGCATGAAATGATGGAACAGGCGCTGAAACAGGCTGAGAAGCGTTGGCCAGAAGTGCCGATCTATCTGTCGGCCCAGGCGCATTTGCAGGGGTATTACGGGCGGTACGGGTTTGTGGTGGCGGGTGAGGAATATCTGGAGGATGACATTCCTCATATCGGGATGCGTCGGTCTTGA
- a CDS encoding winged helix-turn-helix domain-containing protein — translation MDVSKTKSSFYRRLYVAYLIDSGLASSVPALTDATGMPRRTAQDTIAALADLDIVCEFEQEEGARNHAGRYRIREWGAIDRGWIERNLRQIKAVLEYP, via the coding sequence ATGGACGTGAGCAAGACCAAAAGTAGTTTCTACCGGCGCTTGTACGTGGCGTATCTGATCGACAGCGGCCTGGCCAGCAGCGTGCCGGCGCTGACCGACGCCACCGGCATGCCCCGGCGCACGGCGCAGGACACCATTGCGGCGCTGGCGGATCTGGATATCGTCTGCGAGTTCGAACAGGAAGAGGGCGCGCGCAATCACGCGGGGCGCTATCGGATTCGTGAGTGGGGGGCGATTGATCGGGGGTGGATCGAGCGCAATCTGCGGCAGATCAAGGCTGTGCTTGAGTATCCCTGA
- a CDS encoding NAD(P)/FAD-dependent oxidoreductase, whose amino-acid sequence MRSTEVVIIGAGAAGLMCALTAAGRGRQVLLLDHANKAGKKILMSGGGRCNFTNMYTEPSNFLSQNSHFCKSALARYTQWDFIGMVAKHGVPYHEKKLGQLFCDNKSSDILGMLLDECDQVGVNLHLDTSIQTIEKVEGGYLLDTTLGQIRCQSLVIATGGLSIPTLGATGFGYQVAKQFGHDLLPTRAGLVPFTITDQLKDLCTELSGTSVDCLVSCNDQSFRENILFTHRGLSGPAILQISSFWESGDTVEINLLPDHDAASWLQQQTAERPNSELKTLLGEIFTKKMANLLADNWFVSKPMKQYTHAELADIAEKLGSWKVVPAGTEGYRTAEVTLGGVDTREVSSKTMESLKSPGLYFVGEVLDVTGHLGGFNFQWAWASGYAAAQYV is encoded by the coding sequence TTGCGCTCTACCGAAGTCGTGATCATTGGCGCTGGCGCCGCAGGGTTGATGTGTGCACTGACCGCCGCCGGGCGTGGGCGTCAGGTGTTGCTGCTCGACCACGCGAACAAGGCCGGCAAGAAAATCCTGATGTCCGGCGGTGGGCGCTGCAACTTCACCAACATGTACACCGAGCCGAGCAATTTCCTTTCGCAGAATTCGCACTTCTGCAAATCCGCGCTGGCCCGCTACACCCAGTGGGATTTCATCGGCATGGTCGCCAAGCACGGCGTGCCGTATCACGAGAAGAAACTCGGCCAGTTGTTCTGCGATAACAAATCCAGCGACATCCTCGGCATGCTGCTGGACGAGTGCGATCAGGTCGGCGTCAACCTGCATCTGGACACCTCGATCCAGACCATCGAGAAAGTCGAGGGCGGTTACCTGCTCGACACCACCCTTGGCCAGATCCGGTGCCAGTCGCTGGTGATCGCCACCGGCGGCCTGTCGATTCCGACGTTGGGCGCCACCGGTTTCGGTTATCAGGTCGCCAAACAGTTCGGCCACGACCTGCTGCCGACCCGCGCCGGTCTGGTGCCGTTCACCATCACCGATCAGCTCAAGGACCTGTGCACCGAACTGTCCGGCACCTCGGTGGATTGCCTGGTCAGCTGCAATGACCAGAGCTTTCGCGAGAACATCCTGTTCACTCACCGCGGCCTCAGCGGCCCGGCGATTCTGCAGATTTCCTCGTTCTGGGAATCCGGTGACACGGTCGAGATCAACCTGCTGCCCGATCACGACGCCGCGAGCTGGCTGCAACAGCAGACCGCCGAACGCCCGAACAGCGAACTGAAAACCCTGCTCGGTGAAATCTTCACCAAGAAGATGGCCAACCTGCTGGCGGACAACTGGTTCGTCTCCAAACCGATGAAGCAGTACACCCACGCCGAACTGGCGGACATCGCCGAGAAACTCGGCAGCTGGAAAGTCGTCCCTGCCGGCACCGAAGGCTACCGCACTGCCGAAGTCACCCTCGGTGGCGTCGACACCCGCGAAGTCTCGTCCAAGACCATGGAATCGCTGAAAAGCCCGGGCCTGTACTTTGTCGGCGAAGTGCTGGATGTCACCGGGCATCTGGGCGGTTTCAACTTCCAGTGGGCCTGGGCCTCTGGCTACGCCGCCGCGCAGTACGTCTGA
- a CDS encoding TldD/PmbA family protein yields the protein MFDFHPQLKQRFAALRTGAEFFSLRYVRESGQYLSVRKNVAEPPSLSRDEGAMLTVRVNGVEAYAATNDLSQQGLQAALERAEQQARRIKPHALLDLSQQPVSSDRADYFSPNLEQPFPSLSECFELLGAESASVPKDERLVNWEVSIGITHVEQIYLSSAGAELRQAQRFVYPGLDVTAYDGNDSQTRSLGRENFGQQGGADVISRCGLIGAGPQVADQALQLLLAPNTPQGPRDLLLMPDQMMLQIHESIGHPLELDRILGDERNYAGTSFVKASDFGSLQYGSKLLNVTFDPDIPEELASYGHDDDGSRASKQFLIREGLLVRPLGGALSQFRAGLDGVANSRACGWNRPPIDRMANLNIEPGDQSLEQLIGGIENGILMSTNRSWSIDDARNKFQFGCEWGQLIENGELKGVVKNPNYRGISAHFWKSLRAVGNAGTTKVLGTPNCGKGEPNQVIRVGHASPACVFSNVDVFGGDA from the coding sequence ATGTTCGATTTCCACCCCCAGCTCAAGCAGCGCTTCGCTGCCTTGCGCACGGGCGCCGAGTTTTTTTCCCTGCGGTATGTACGCGAGTCCGGCCAGTACCTGTCGGTGCGCAAGAACGTCGCCGAACCGCCGAGCCTGAGCCGCGACGAAGGCGCGATGCTCACCGTTCGCGTCAACGGCGTCGAAGCCTACGCCGCGACCAATGACCTGTCGCAACAAGGCCTGCAAGCCGCTCTCGAGCGCGCCGAACAGCAAGCCCGGCGGATCAAGCCCCACGCCCTGCTCGACCTGAGCCAGCAGCCGGTTTCCAGCGACCGTGCCGATTACTTTTCACCCAATCTCGAACAACCCTTCCCGTCCCTGAGCGAATGCTTCGAGCTGCTCGGCGCGGAATCCGCCTCGGTGCCAAAGGATGAGCGCCTGGTGAATTGGGAAGTGAGCATCGGCATCACCCACGTCGAACAGATCTACCTGAGCAGCGCCGGGGCCGAATTGCGCCAGGCCCAGCGCTTCGTTTATCCAGGCCTGGACGTCACCGCTTACGATGGCAACGACAGTCAGACCCGCAGCCTCGGTCGTGAGAACTTCGGCCAGCAGGGCGGCGCCGACGTGATCAGCCGCTGCGGCTTGATCGGTGCCGGTCCGCAAGTCGCCGATCAGGCGCTGCAACTGCTGCTCGCGCCGAACACCCCGCAAGGCCCACGCGACCTGCTGCTGATGCCGGATCAGATGATGCTGCAGATCCACGAATCCATCGGTCACCCGCTGGAGCTGGACCGGATTCTCGGCGACGAGCGCAATTACGCCGGCACCAGTTTCGTCAAAGCCTCGGACTTCGGCAGCCTGCAATACGGCTCGAAGCTGCTCAACGTGACCTTCGATCCGGACATTCCCGAAGAGCTGGCAAGCTACGGCCACGATGACGACGGCTCCAGGGCCAGCAAGCAATTCCTGATTCGCGAAGGTCTGTTGGTCCGGCCGCTGGGCGGTGCGCTGTCGCAGTTCCGCGCGGGCCTGGACGGTGTCGCCAACAGCCGCGCCTGCGGCTGGAACCGACCGCCGATCGACCGCATGGCCAACCTCAACATCGAGCCGGGCGACCAGTCGCTGGAGCAACTGATCGGCGGCATCGAAAACGGCATCCTGATGAGCACCAACCGTTCGTGGTCGATCGACGACGCGCGGAACAAATTCCAGTTCGGCTGCGAATGGGGCCAGTTGATTGAAAACGGCGAACTCAAAGGCGTGGTGAAAAACCCCAACTACCGGGGCATTTCCGCGCACTTCTGGAAGAGCCTGCGCGCGGTCGGCAACGCCGGCACCACCAAAGTGCTGGGCACGCCGAACTGCGGCAAGGGCGAACCGAACCAGGTGATCCGCGTCGGCCACGCTTCGCCGGCCTGCGTGTTCAGCAATGTTGATGTGTTTGGGGGAGACGCCTGA